In Schizosaccharomyces osmophilus chromosome 1, complete sequence, the genomic window TACTACGCATCCTGCTTCTGTGAGGCGTCGTGCTCGTCAACTGAGAGATTATGTTGACGTGAGCTCAGACTGGCTTTGTTATGCATTAATTGATGACATTACAGATGCATTTGTCCCGTTAATTCGTGCAATTGAGACTGAGACGGAAGCCATTGAAGACTCCGTATTGGTGGGTCGACTGGATGAAAGCTGTGATATGCTTCGAAGAATAGGGGAATGccgaaagaaaacaatggGTATGTTCCGTTTGCTGTACGGCAAGGCAGATGTCATTAAGATGCTTGCAAAACGGTGTAATGAGAAATGGAATATGGCACCAACGGGTGAAATTGGGTTGTACTTGGGTGATATTCAAGATCATTTAATTACGATGACATCGAATCTTTCTCAATTTGAGAAAATTCTTTCACGTACACACAGTAACTACTTAGCCCAGTTGACCTCAAATTCTATTGATGAAAACTCGAGAATGAACGGTGCTTTAACAAAAATCACATTACTTGGTACGGTACTGGTTCCCATGAACTTAATTACAGGATTGTTTGGAATGAACGTACCTATTCCAGGTCAATCAAGTGACACAAACTCTACGCTGGCTTGGTTCTTTGGAATCATTGGCGTCTTAATCGCTTTGATAGTGATTGGTTGGTTTGCTGCTCTTCGTTACAACGCCATTTAACCaaactcttccaaaaactgTGTAATGATTTGATATAATCGAAAGACGTTTTACGGTGAGATTTATGAAGATTTGCACTATACATGAAgggtaaaaaaaaaaaaacaaaaaaaaaacaaaaagagtaTCGGTTTGGTTAAGGATATTGACGggtttgtttttcgtttgaattgaatagccttttccaaatatttgTATATGTTAGGAAGAATCTACAGAAGAAGCTATATTGTTTAGTGTCGTGAATTGGgctgaaaaaaatagacGTTTACATAGCAAGCTGTTTTAATAAAACCATACACATGATAACAATACGTATATTTTCAAGCTAGGAGTTGGCCTTTGGGACCTTTCTCAAACAATATTCAAATAGAACAACGATGATTACATATAAATGGGAAATAACGTCGGGACGAATGAGGAGGGTGTATAGCACAATCAATGACTACAAAATTAATCcttattttgaaatgtcTCTTGGGTTGCGTCGGGCTTCCTCAATCATTTGGAGTACACCTTCGACGGACTAATGTGATGTTAGACATGTGAGGATGTAGGATGGTGTAAGAtaagaaattttttaaattttttttttttcgattCCGGTACATACGTTTCGATCATTTTTCCGTTTCTCATAGTCAGCACGAAGCTCTGGCGACAAGGAATCGATCACATGTTGAGGAGAAGGAGCAGTAATTTTCATTGTAGCATAACCAAAACCAACGATCCCtgttacaaaaaaaaaaggcatGTTAATAGCTAATGAAAATGGCAGCTTGAGAAAGACATGGTCTTTTGTACTTTTTAATTCAACATACCAGCGCCGTACATAAGGCTTTTGACGATTCTATTCATTTTGAGTATTGAGCTTGCAGGAAGTAcagtttctttctttgaaaagacTCAAACTCGATGTCTCCAAAAGATAAatcttttatgaattggaTACGTTTTCACCAACGTAGCTGCCACAAACGATGGATGGCATCTTTACGTTTCGCTATTTGATTGTTTCGTTGACTAGGTTGTGCGTATAGAGAAATGGCTTTTAGAGTCACTAGTATTGAGAAGAAACATAtaaaaagatgaaattaaagtaaaagaagTGATTCTTTCACAAAACAAAGCGACGATGCTCGAACCTTCATGTCCATTGAAGTCTTATAGTGGAAGGCGTTGAAGAATCAAAGCAACTGAAACCCACTGtaagagagaaaaagaaaaagaacaaggaaACAAGATGAAACTATTGAATCGTGCGTTTTCCTTCAACCACCTACCACTTGTGTTCCTTTTGCCTGTTACCAACATATGGTACTCCTCTTTAATATGATATATaatgttttgaaggaaCCGGTTGGGAGAGGCTTACATGAACCTTTTgg contains:
- the cbp4 gene encoding mitochondrial respiratory complex III assembly protein Cbp4; amino-acid sequence: MNRIVKSLMYGAGIVGFGYATMKITAPSPQHVIDSLSPELRADYEKRKNDRNSVEGVLQMIEEARRNPRDISK